The Zingiber officinale cultivar Zhangliang chromosome 10A, Zo_v1.1, whole genome shotgun sequence genome contains a region encoding:
- the LOC122026404 gene encoding galactoside 2-alpha-L-fucosyltransferase-like codes for MEMTKQMGMPPPALSEPPEPKEQGNNGAKVHAWFGETKTLAVLALFIFLLLLTVLSGAHRRLSLDQVFSRPAEVSQGVSNTSCTANSSSGEPPVDKSLGGLLSSAFDEASCRSRFEAARLWKPSNRTPSPYLLQKLRSYEALHKKCGPNTELYNKSTEQLLSNRIMGPMECNYVVWMPSDGLGNRMISIASAFLYALLNDKVLLLFLSEDMKGLFCEPFPDTTWALPSDFPIKNIRWIWSFDKDPNRFGSMMKKKLLSNRMSIANGSFSLPPYLYLHLIHDNDDYDKMFYCEEAQLLLQHFPWILLRSNQYFVPSLFLVPKFEEELRLLFNERTAVFHLLGRYLFHPSNSVWGYITRYYEAYLANAKERLGMQIRIFGDVDFNSHSSYIIGCALTRKLLPGLDTKGSALPNITGAKPKAVLVTSLSNGYFERLRDMYYEHATVTGEVIGVYQPSHEERQHTEKLNHNMKALAEIYLLSFSDSLVTSPFSTFGYVAQGLGGTRPWMLVKHDKDNLCLQSLTMEPCFHFPPSFECKSRRKMNLGSVVPYLRHCEDFPRGIKLFN; via the exons ATGGAGATGACGAAGCAGATGGGAATGCCTCCGCCGGCGCTGTCTGAGCCACCTGAACCCAAGGAGCAAGGGAACAATGGAGCAAAGGTGCATGCTTGGTTTGGAGAGACGAAGACGCTGGCGGTGCTCGCTTTGTTCATCTTCCTCCTGCTTCTCACTGTGCTTTCGGGAGCCCATAGAAGATTATCTCTCGATCAGGTGTTCTCGAGGCCAGCAGAGGTCTCGCAAGGAG TGTCCAACACGAGTTGCACTGCCAATTCTTCCAGTGGGGAACCTCCGGTAGACAAGTCGCTTGGTGGTCTGCTCTCCAGCGCATTCGACGAAGCCTCTTGCCGGAGCCGCTTTGAGGCTGCGCGACTGTGGAAGCCGTCAAACCGCACCCCTTCTCCGTATCTCTTACAGAAGCTACGAAGTTACGAAGCTCTCCACAAAAAGTGTGGCCCAAACACTGAGCTCTACAACAAGAGCACAGAGCAGTTGCTGTCGAACCGCATCATGGGGCCGATGGAGTGCAACTATGTGGTATGGATGCCATCGGATGGCTTAGGCAACAGGATGATTAGCATCGCCTCAGCTTTCCTCTACGCTCTCCTCAATGACAAGGTCCTTTTGTTGTTCCTTTCGGAAGACATGAAGGGTCTCTTCTGCGAGCCATTTCCTGACACGACTTGGGCTCTGCCTTCCGATTTCCCTATCAAGAACATCCGATGGATCTGGAGCTTTGACAAAGATCCAAATCGATTCGGAAGCATGATGAAGAAAAAGTTACTCAGCAATCGCATGAGCATTGCCAATGGTTCATTTTCGCTGCCACCTTATCTCTATCTTCACCTCATACACGATAACGACGACTACGATAAGATGTTCTACTGTGAAGAAGCTCAGCTGCTGCTTCAACATTTCCCCTGGATATTGCTGAGGTCGAATCAATATTTTGTGCCCTCTTTGTTCCTCGTGCCTAAATTTGAGGAGGAATTAAGGTTACTCTTCAATGAGAGGACGGCCGTCTTCCATCTCCTGGGAAGATACCTGTTCCACCCATCCAACTCGGTCTGGGGTTACATAACAAGGTACTACGAAGCATATCTAGCAAATGCAAAGGAAAGGTTAGGGATGCAGATAAGAATTTTTGGAGATGTCGACTTCAACAGCCACTCCAGTTATATAATTGGCTGCGCGCTGACAAGAAAGCTTTTACCCGGCCTTGATACAAAAGGTAGTGCTCTTCCAAACATCACTGGAGCGAAGCCAAAAGCTGTTCTTGTGACGAGTTTGAGCAATGGATACTTCGAGAGGCTGAGAGACATGTACTATGAGCATGCAACGGTGACCGGAGAGGTGATTGGCGTTTATCAACCCAGCCACGAAGAGCGGCAGCACACAGAGAAGCTCAATCACAACATGAAGGCTCTTGCAGAAATTTATCTTTTGAGCTTCAGTGATTCGTTGGTCACCAGTCCATTTTCTACCTTTGGGTATGTGGCACAAGGTCTCGGTGGTACAAGACCGTGGATGCTTGTGAAGCATGATAAGGACAATCTTTGCCTGCAATCCTTGACGATGGAACCCTGCTTTCACTTCCCTCCATCTTTTGAGTGCAAATCGAGAAGGAAAATGAACCTCGGATCAGTAGTTCCATATTTGAGGCACTGCGAAGACTTTCCTCGTGGCATAAAATTGTTTAATTAG
- the LOC122026402 gene encoding protein WEAK CHLOROPLAST MOVEMENT UNDER BLUE LIGHT 1-like isoform X2, translating into MEESKFIEERTYPANSFFSMEGCSPEDISLFVMGQQDNEILPLDELKGVEVPKPSDGVLKNLKEDDMKRSFIDTATPFESVKQAVSKFGGTVDWKAQKELIIEKRKHAQLELKKVHEKIPVYKAQCEVAEAFKEEVLKELDSAKRLVEELTLGLEKAETQEAEAKQDSELVDLQLKEMEQGIANSASVVAKTHLEASKERCASAVAELKLVKEELHSTKREYDSLVQERDIIVTKADDSVSASREIEKAVEDLTLELIMIKKYLESAHSAHLEAEEQRIAAALALDQDRLNWEKQLKQAVGELQHLNEKLLLTQDLESKLDRASTLFVSLKDELSSYQEGQRNLGTKTTQEQMSACWEGNLQETETNTQEALASTTKELEEVRSHIENAKNEVNCLKLAVSSLENDLEMEKTTLATMKQRENLSSISVSSLEAELNRVHAELELIMNKDEDSREKMVDLPRALQQAAEEADHAKLVANLMREELKKAKYEAEQANVAANTMEKRLNAIMKEIEASKASEKLAKSALEALEESERANLESDNSANGVTLPIEEYYTLSKNTYEAEEIAYNRVISAFEQIKAAKESELKSLVKLEETKKMIKKKKIFQIAAVGKPEMANEEKLDAEQELQTMRAELEQRRKVSNDAMGLSDPEGAIGEIDAAYESSSGSPRPYIPQSNTTIALRNSKRRRSFLPRLVTFLTRKEVQTPKS; encoded by the exons ATGGAGGAATCAAAGTTCATTGAAGAAAGGACATATCCTGCTAATTCATTTTTCTCAATGGAAGGTTGTAGTCCAGAAGACATTTCACTCTTCGTCATGGGCCAGCAAGATAATG AAATTCTTCCTCTTGATGAACTAAAAGGAGTTGAGGTGCCAAAACCCAGTGATGGAGTATTAAAGAATTTAAAGGAAGATGATATGAAAAGAAGCTTCATTGATACTGCAACACCTTTTGAGTCTGTTAAACAGGCTGTATCCAAATTTGGAGGGACTGTTGATTGGAAAGCTCAAAAGGAACTGATTATAGAG AAGCGCAAGCATGCCCAACTTGAACTTAAGAAAGTACATGAAAAAATCCCAGTATACAAAGCACAATGTGAAGTTGCAGAAGCATTTAAAGAAGAGGTGCTAAAGGAGTTAGACTCTGCTAAAAGACTCGTGGAAGAGCTTACTCTAGGTTTGGAGAAAGCAGAAACTCAGGAGGCAGAAGCCAAACAAGACTCCGAACTTGTTGATCTACAACTGAAAGAAATGGAGCAAGGAATTGCAAACAGTGCAAGTGTGGTTGCCAAGACACACCTAGAGGCCTCCAAGGAAAGATGTGCCAGTGCAGTTGCAGAGTTGAAATTGGTAAAAGAAGAGCTTCACTCCACAAAAAGAGAATATGATTCATTAGTTCAGGAGAGGGACATCATAGTAACGAAAGCTGATGATTCTGTTTCTGCATCGAGGGAAATCGAGAAGGCTGTTGAGGACCTGACCCTCGAACTTATCATGATTAAGAAATATCTTGAGTCTGCTCATTCTGCGCATCTTGAAGCAGAAGAACAAAGAATTGCTGCAGCCTTGGCCTTAGATCAAGATAGATTAAACTGGGAAAAACAGCTGAAGCAAGCTGTAGGAGAATTACAACACCTTAACGAGAAACTCCTGTTGACACAGGATCTTGAATCAAAACTGGACAGAGCTTCTACATTATTTGTCAGTCTAAAAGATGAATTATCTTCGTACCAAGAAGGACAAAGGAACCTGGGAACCAAAACCACTCAAGAACAGATGTCAGCTTGTTGGGAAGGAAATCTACAAGAGACAGAAACAAACACTCAAGAAGCATTAGCCTCAACTACTAAAGAGCTCGAGGAAGTAAGATCCCATATTGAAAATGCTAAGAATGAAGTCAATTGTTTAAAACTCGCTGTTTCTTCACTAGAGAATGATCTGGAAATGGAGAAAACAACCTTGGCCACTATGAAACAGAGGGAAAATCTTTCATCCATTTCAGTCTCATCACTTGAAGCTGAACTTAACAGGGTTCATGCTGAGCTGGAGCTAATTATGAACAAAGATGAGGATTCCAGAGAAAAGATGGTGGACCTACCCAGGGCACTGCAACAAGCGGCTGAGGAAGCAGATCACGCTAAATTGGTGGCGAATTTGATGCGTGAGGAACTAAAGAAGGCTAAGTATGAAGCGGAGCAAGCCAATGTTGCAGCTAACACGATGGAGAAAAGACTAAATGCAATTATGAAGGAAATTGAAGCATCCAAAGCTTCCGAGAAGTTGGCTAAATCAGCACTCGAAGCATTGGAAGAAAGTGAACGGGCAAACTTAGAATCTGACAACTCGGCAAATGGAGTAACCCTACCAATTGAAGAATACTATACACTTAGCAAGAACACCTATGAAGCCGAGGAGATTGCTTATAACAGAGTAATTTCTGCTTTTGAACAAATTAAAGCTGCCAAGGAATCTGAGTTAAAGAGTTTAGTAAAACTGGAGGAAACAAAAAAGATGATTAAGAAGAAGAAAATATTCCAAATAGCTGCAGTGGGAAAACCCGAGATGGCCAATGAAGAAAAACTAGATGCAGAACAGGAGTTGCAAACAATGAGAGCTGAGCTTGAACAACGAAGAAAAGTTAGCAATGATGCTATGGGCCTATCTGATCCAGAAGGCGCAATCGGTGAAATAGATGCTGCTTATGAAAGTTCATCAGGAAGTCCAAGACCCTATATACCACAATCAAATACAACAATTGCCCTACGAAACTCAAAAAGGAGGAGATCCTTTTTACCTCGATTGGTCACGTTTTTAACCAGAAAGGAGGTTCAGACGCCGAAGTCATAA
- the LOC122026402 gene encoding protein WEAK CHLOROPLAST MOVEMENT UNDER BLUE LIGHT 1-like isoform X1, producing the protein MKQGATSINCVSIYLLRRSIICLLLSFLTKKLLNGYSNFPQMEESKFIEERTYPANSFFSMEGCSPEDISLFVMGQQDNEILPLDELKGVEVPKPSDGVLKNLKEDDMKRSFIDTATPFESVKQAVSKFGGTVDWKAQKELIIEKRKHAQLELKKVHEKIPVYKAQCEVAEAFKEEVLKELDSAKRLVEELTLGLEKAETQEAEAKQDSELVDLQLKEMEQGIANSASVVAKTHLEASKERCASAVAELKLVKEELHSTKREYDSLVQERDIIVTKADDSVSASREIEKAVEDLTLELIMIKKYLESAHSAHLEAEEQRIAAALALDQDRLNWEKQLKQAVGELQHLNEKLLLTQDLESKLDRASTLFVSLKDELSSYQEGQRNLGTKTTQEQMSACWEGNLQETETNTQEALASTTKELEEVRSHIENAKNEVNCLKLAVSSLENDLEMEKTTLATMKQRENLSSISVSSLEAELNRVHAELELIMNKDEDSREKMVDLPRALQQAAEEADHAKLVANLMREELKKAKYEAEQANVAANTMEKRLNAIMKEIEASKASEKLAKSALEALEESERANLESDNSANGVTLPIEEYYTLSKNTYEAEEIAYNRVISAFEQIKAAKESELKSLVKLEETKKMIKKKKIFQIAAVGKPEMANEEKLDAEQELQTMRAELEQRRKVSNDAMGLSDPEGAIGEIDAAYESSSGSPRPYIPQSNTTIALRNSKRRRSFLPRLVTFLTRKEVQTPKS; encoded by the exons ATGAAACAAGGTGCAACCTCAATTAATTGTGTTTCAATTTATTTGTTACGACGTTCAATTATATGCTTGCTCTTATcttttcttacaaagaaattaTTAAATGGATACTCAAATTTTCCTCAGATGGAGGAATCAAAGTTCATTGAAGAAAGGACATATCCTGCTAATTCATTTTTCTCAATGGAAGGTTGTAGTCCAGAAGACATTTCACTCTTCGTCATGGGCCAGCAAGATAATG AAATTCTTCCTCTTGATGAACTAAAAGGAGTTGAGGTGCCAAAACCCAGTGATGGAGTATTAAAGAATTTAAAGGAAGATGATATGAAAAGAAGCTTCATTGATACTGCAACACCTTTTGAGTCTGTTAAACAGGCTGTATCCAAATTTGGAGGGACTGTTGATTGGAAAGCTCAAAAGGAACTGATTATAGAG AAGCGCAAGCATGCCCAACTTGAACTTAAGAAAGTACATGAAAAAATCCCAGTATACAAAGCACAATGTGAAGTTGCAGAAGCATTTAAAGAAGAGGTGCTAAAGGAGTTAGACTCTGCTAAAAGACTCGTGGAAGAGCTTACTCTAGGTTTGGAGAAAGCAGAAACTCAGGAGGCAGAAGCCAAACAAGACTCCGAACTTGTTGATCTACAACTGAAAGAAATGGAGCAAGGAATTGCAAACAGTGCAAGTGTGGTTGCCAAGACACACCTAGAGGCCTCCAAGGAAAGATGTGCCAGTGCAGTTGCAGAGTTGAAATTGGTAAAAGAAGAGCTTCACTCCACAAAAAGAGAATATGATTCATTAGTTCAGGAGAGGGACATCATAGTAACGAAAGCTGATGATTCTGTTTCTGCATCGAGGGAAATCGAGAAGGCTGTTGAGGACCTGACCCTCGAACTTATCATGATTAAGAAATATCTTGAGTCTGCTCATTCTGCGCATCTTGAAGCAGAAGAACAAAGAATTGCTGCAGCCTTGGCCTTAGATCAAGATAGATTAAACTGGGAAAAACAGCTGAAGCAAGCTGTAGGAGAATTACAACACCTTAACGAGAAACTCCTGTTGACACAGGATCTTGAATCAAAACTGGACAGAGCTTCTACATTATTTGTCAGTCTAAAAGATGAATTATCTTCGTACCAAGAAGGACAAAGGAACCTGGGAACCAAAACCACTCAAGAACAGATGTCAGCTTGTTGGGAAGGAAATCTACAAGAGACAGAAACAAACACTCAAGAAGCATTAGCCTCAACTACTAAAGAGCTCGAGGAAGTAAGATCCCATATTGAAAATGCTAAGAATGAAGTCAATTGTTTAAAACTCGCTGTTTCTTCACTAGAGAATGATCTGGAAATGGAGAAAACAACCTTGGCCACTATGAAACAGAGGGAAAATCTTTCATCCATTTCAGTCTCATCACTTGAAGCTGAACTTAACAGGGTTCATGCTGAGCTGGAGCTAATTATGAACAAAGATGAGGATTCCAGAGAAAAGATGGTGGACCTACCCAGGGCACTGCAACAAGCGGCTGAGGAAGCAGATCACGCTAAATTGGTGGCGAATTTGATGCGTGAGGAACTAAAGAAGGCTAAGTATGAAGCGGAGCAAGCCAATGTTGCAGCTAACACGATGGAGAAAAGACTAAATGCAATTATGAAGGAAATTGAAGCATCCAAAGCTTCCGAGAAGTTGGCTAAATCAGCACTCGAAGCATTGGAAGAAAGTGAACGGGCAAACTTAGAATCTGACAACTCGGCAAATGGAGTAACCCTACCAATTGAAGAATACTATACACTTAGCAAGAACACCTATGAAGCCGAGGAGATTGCTTATAACAGAGTAATTTCTGCTTTTGAACAAATTAAAGCTGCCAAGGAATCTGAGTTAAAGAGTTTAGTAAAACTGGAGGAAACAAAAAAGATGATTAAGAAGAAGAAAATATTCCAAATAGCTGCAGTGGGAAAACCCGAGATGGCCAATGAAGAAAAACTAGATGCAGAACAGGAGTTGCAAACAATGAGAGCTGAGCTTGAACAACGAAGAAAAGTTAGCAATGATGCTATGGGCCTATCTGATCCAGAAGGCGCAATCGGTGAAATAGATGCTGCTTATGAAAGTTCATCAGGAAGTCCAAGACCCTATATACCACAATCAAATACAACAATTGCCCTACGAAACTCAAAAAGGAGGAGATCCTTTTTACCTCGATTGGTCACGTTTTTAACCAGAAAGGAGGTTCAGACGCCGAAGTCATAA
- the LOC122027220 gene encoding sterol carrier protein 2-like, translating to MDSSLKSADLLGQMKLHLSTDAGKEITKKIGLVYQLNIAPKKIGVDEEIFVVDLKEGKVTKGPYEGKPDATFSFTDKDFLSIATGKMNPQMAFIRGAMKIKGSISAAQKFTPEIFPKPSKL from the exons ATGGATAGCTCGCTCAAATCCGCTGACCTTCTCGGCCAGATGAAGCTCCACCTCTCCACCGATGCCGGCAAGGAAATCACTAAGAAGATCGGTCTTGTCTATCAGCTCAACATCGCACCAAAG AAGATTGGGGTGGATGAGGAGATCTTCGTCGTCGATCTCAAGGAAGGAAAAGTTACCAAAG GCCCCTACGAGGGGAAACCAGATGCTACCTTTTCGTTCACGGATAAGGATTTCCTCTCTATTGCAACAGGGAAGATGAACCCTCAAATGGCATTTATAAG GGGAGCTATGAAGATCAAGGGCAGTATAAGTGCAGCCCAGAAGTTCACGCCAGAAATCTTCCCAAAGCCTTCGAAACTTTGA